A segment of the Burkholderia sp. PAMC 26561 genome:
GATAGGCCAATGGTCGGGGCAACTGCGAACCACGCATTTCTAACGGATAACAACAGGGCACTCTAAATGCTAATGGCCGACGATGAAGGACACACGAATCATCTGCTTGACGCGTTACCCGTTCGTGAGTGGCAAGCGTTGCATCCGTTCCTTGAAACTGTTTCGCTTCGGGAAGGACAAGTACTGTGTGAGAGCGGACAGGCCATTGATCACGTTTACTTTCCGATAACAGCGGTCGTGTCACTGATCTATCGTATGGCGGATGGATCGTCCAACCAGGTTGCAGCGGTCGGTGCCGAAGGAATGATCGGCGTACCGGTCCTCACAGGCGGCAAGACGATGCCGATGAGCGTCCAGGTGCAATTCGAAGGAACCGCATACCGGATGAAGGCTACAGCCTTGCAGCAGCAGTTCACGAATTCGGACGGCCTCAGGCGGTTGTTGCTGCTCTACATGCAGGCTTTGTTAGTACAGGTTGCGCAGACCGCAATCTGCAACAGGTACCACTCGGTCAGCGAGCAGTTGTGCAGGTGGCTGTTGCTGGAAACAGATCGTGCGCCGGGTCATGAACTACATGTGAGTCACCAGTTGATTGCCGAGATGCTGGGTGTCCGGCGCGAAGGCATCAGTGCGGCGGCGGGCAAGTTGCAGGACGCCGGCGTGATTCACACCGGCCGGCGTTCGATCGCCGTAAGCGATCGCGAAGGGCTGCGAGCTCATGCGTGTGCGTGTTACGGGGTCGTGGCGCGGGAATTCAGCAGACTGTTGCCGCGCGTGCCGGCAAGAGAGGAAGTCGCGTGACGGGGGCTCGGTACTTGGCCGAACTGCGTGGACCGACTGCAAGACATTCATCAAGAAAGGTCAGATGCTTAAACATTTTGGAGTACAGATCGTGGAAAGCTCTATGAAATGTCTCGAAAATTTTCAGGTAAGTCTGCGGAGAACACGCTCCGCATTTCCATAGGCGATTACTTCGTCATGGACTGGCAGATCGCTTGAACGCGGCGAGCCGTCCTTTTCATCACTTTTAGCGGGCCGCGGGTTGTGCGGCTTTACCCGACAGCGGCGCCTTCGCCGCACGGTCGCGACATACTTTGAACATCGAAGGAATACGCCGGTGGATTACTACCCTTCAAATTCGCTAAATCCCTCTGCAGGCCATGAGCGCGGGCAACTCAGCGCCAAGGACATGCTCAACCTGATGCGGGATCACATCTGGGAGATCCTGGTCGCGACTGTAGTCGTCGTCGCGCTGGCGGTGGCCTATATCTTCATTGCACCCCCGATCTATTCCGCCGATGTACTCATCCGCGTAGATCCGCCGGAGCAGAACCAGTTGGGGATCGCGCTGCAGAATCAGGAAACGCTGCCGCCGCCTGCACCCGCACCCAGCGCTGAAATGGCCGTGATGCGCAGCCGTTCCGTGCTCGAGCCAGTGATCGAAAAGTATCGCTTCGATGTCTCGGTCTCGCCGCGCACGTTCCCGTTGCTGGGCGATATAGCGGAGAAATTCGCGACGCCGGGTGAACCGTCGGCGCCCTGGCTTGGCCTCAAGTCGTTTGCCTGGGGCGGCGAGCGTGTGCAGGTCGGAAGCCTCGATGTTCCGCAAAGCCTGGAAGAAGAAAAGCTGAAGCTCATTGCGCTCGATGGTGGTCGCTACGAACTGCGGGGTCCATCGAACGAATTGCTGGTGAGCGGCATGGTCGGTGTTCCCGCCAGCGCCAACGGTGTGTCCATCACGATGAAGCAACTTGTTGCACGTCCGGGTACGTCGTTCGAAGTGATCCGCTGGAATGACCTCGATGCGGTCAAGCGTTTCGCCGACACCGTGAAAGTCAGCGACAAGGTCAAGGACTCGGGCCTGATCGAAATCGAATACGCTGACAAGAGCCCCGCGAAAGCGACTGAAGTGACCAACGCGCTGGCTGCGCAGTACCTTGCAGCGGCTGTCGCAAGCCGTCAATCCAACGACACGAAAACGCTCGCGTTCATCAACGGTGAATTGCCGCGTTTGCTGTCCGACTTGCGCAAGTCGGAAGAAGCGTTGAAGAGCTACCGGTCGACCTCGAACTCGATGCAGCCGACCGCTGAAGCGCAGTCGTTCCTTCAGGGTGGTATCGACTTCGATCGGCAGATTGCCACGCTGCAATTGCAACGCACGCAACTGCTCGAGCGCTTTACGCCGAACAGCCGCTGGGTGCAAAACGTCGATACGCAACTCGCCCAGTTGAACAAGGCGAAGGGTGAGTTCGACGGACGCTTTCGCAGCATGCCTTCGTCCGAGCGTCAGAGCGTCGATCTGATCCGCGCGCAGAAGGTTGCTGAAACGATTTACCTCGGCATGGTCCAGAAGGCCGAACAACTGACCGTGCGTCGTGCAAGCACGTCGGGCGGCGCGCATGTGGTCGATTCCGCGGTGCGTCCGCATCGTCCGGTCAAGCCGAATCGTCCGGCTGTGTTGGGCGGCGGTGTTGTGCTGGGTCTGCTCACGGGCGTGTTCCTCGTGTTCATGCGCCGTCACGTGATGATCGGCGTGACCGATCCGCGCTATGTGGAGCGCCGCCTGAGCGTGCCGGTCCTCGGTGAAGTCCTGTTCAGTCATCAACAAATGCGTCTCGATCCGAGCAGCGCCGGCGTGCCGAAGAAGGCATTGCCGCCTGCAATGAAGGCAGGATTGCCGTTCCCGCGTGCAGAGCCCGTAGGCGATTTCAGCGATGCAGGCACGCTGGATGGCCTGGGCAGCAGGGTGCTTGCCGCACGCTTCCCGCATGATCCGTCTGTCGAAGCGTTGCGCGCTGTTCGGACCGCGCTGACACGCGACCTCGCTCACGCACCGAACAATATCGTGATGGTTACCGGCCCCACGCCGTCCGCGGGCAAGAGTTTCGTGGCGGCAAACCTGGCCGTGCTGCACGCAGAGACGGGATCGCGGGTTCTCCTGATCGACGCCGACATGCGTCGCGGCCATCTTGCGTCATTCTTCAAGCAACGTAATCGCGGCGGTCTGGCCGAAGTGCTGTCCGGCCGTTTGCCGGTGCGCAACGCAATTCGCCAGGTTGGCGTGGAAGGCGTGTCGTTCCTTTCGTGCGGTGTACGTCCGACCAATCCGGCTGCCTTGCTCATGCAAGCCGGGTTCAAGGAATTGCTCGACCGGCTCAGCAAGCAGTTCGACCTCGTCATTGTCGATACGCCTCCGTTCCTCGCCGTAACCGATGCGTCGATCATCGCGAGCGAAGCAGGTTCCTCGTTGCTCGTGCTGCGCTCGGGCATGCAAAGCGAAGAAGAAATCTCCGATACGGTCAGGAAGCTCGCGCGTGCAGAAGGGCGCATTGCGGGCGCGGTTTTCAACGGAATACCGCTTAAACGAAGCAACCGCGGCTATGGCTACGCCACGAACTATGCAAGCGACCACGGTGACGTAGAGACGGTTCACTGAATTCGCTGCCTCAACAGCGCGCCCACGCCGGGAGCGCGCTACATCGTTCAAGGGAAAGTGCAATGGCCATAGCAATTAACGGGAAGTTCACGTCGCAGAGAATCACCGGCGTACAGCGAGTTGCATTCGAATTGACGCGCGCAATGCAGATGCGCGCGATGCCGGGCAAGGAGCTCGAAGTCTTCGTGCCGCAGGACGCCGTGGCGCCCGGCACGTTGCTCAAGCGGCAGCGGCGCTTCCCGTGGTTTCGCGGGAACCTGTGGGAACAGATCACGTTGCCGATCGCATCGAGAAGAACAACGCTCGTCAACCTGTGCAACACGAATCCGCTCTTCAAACGCAGGCAGATCGTGATGGTTCACGACATGGCGGTGTTCGACGTACCCGAGGCGTTCTCGAAGAAATTCCTGCTCTGGTACAAGCTGCGATTTTCGATACTGCCGCGCCTTCAGCCGCTGATCCTGACCATCTCGACATTCTCGCAAGAGCGTATTTGTCATCACCTGAAGCTCGACAAGTCGCGCGTTGTGGTCCTCCCTCCCGGCGCGGACCACCTCGACCGCATTGCTCCGGAGCCGGCGATCATCGATCGTCTGAAGCTTTCCAAGGATTCGTATTGCGTGATCGTAGGCAGTCTCGATCCGCGCAAGAACCTGCAGCGTGCGCTCGAAGCCATCAAGCTGCTGGAGCATATGCCGGATCTGAAGTTTGTCATCGCCGGCGGCAAGAACTCGCGCGTGTTCAAGGCAGCGAGCAGCGCCGCGCTGGATGCCGCGACCGAAGACAAGCGGGTCATCTGGGCGGGCTTCGTGTCCGATGGCGAACTGAAGTCGCTCTATGAAAGCGCGGCATGCCTGATCTTCCCTTCGCTGTATGAAGGGTTCGGACTGCCGCCGCTCGAAGCCATGTATTGCGGTTGTCCAGTCATCGCGTCGACGCATGCTTCGATACCCGAAGCATGCGGGCAAGCCGCCATGTATTGCGATGCGACGTCCGCCGAAGACATTGCGGAGAAGATCGCGTTGATGATGAGTGACAGCGAGTTGCGAGACCATTATCGCGAGATCGGCCTGGAACACGCGCAGCAGTTCCGCTGGGACCGTGCGGCGCGAGACTTGCTTCGAATCCTGCAAGACGACCCCAGTCAGCGCCCGTACAACCTCACGCCGCGCACGTCCGCAGGCTAAGCCCGATGAATCCGTATTCGGGGTGGCCCAATGTTTGAGCAGCGGTACAAACGCGGACGGCGGCGGGCGCTGCAAACGATCGCGGCGGTGGCGACGGTGCCGTTTCACGCGATGGCTGCGACGGCCGTCGCGGCGCCGGGTCCAGGCAACACCGGCACGCGCCGGCTGACGCAGTTGATCGGAAGCAATGGATGGGCAGGTGCACCGCAAGACGTTGCAATGTGGCGGCAGATGGGCATTTCCTGGGGACGCGACGTAGCGGGTCCGGGACAGCCTGATTCAGCGCACGACGCAATGCGTATTGACCGGACGGGTCCGCAGTACGACAGCAACCTGCCGCCGGTGCTTCTCAGCAACAACCGCAATGGCTTTCGCTCGCTCTTGCTGCTGGCCTACACGCCGGGCTGGAACGCCACGATCGCCGACGATTCGAAATCCGCGCCCGTCGATGTCGATGCGTGGACGCAGTACGTTGATGCAGTCGTTCGCAAGTATTCGGCGCCACCTTACAACGTGCGCTACTTCCAGATCTGGAACGAGGCGGCGGGGCGTCTGTCCGGAGGCCTGAAACAGGCGACGTTCTGGCACGGTCCGAGCGCGGACGGCGACAAGGACGGCGTGTATGACCGCGCCATGCAGGACTACGTGGAACGCATCCATATACCGGCGGCGCGGATCATACGCAAGTACCGTTGCTTCATCGTGTATGGCGGCTGGCCGGACCAGGGCGGCGTCGAGACGTACATCAAGTGGCTCGAATACAGGAGTCCGGTTGTCAACGCACGCATGCTCGACTGGGTCGACTACATCGACATTCACTACATGAAGGTCGCCGAGCTGGACCCGCTGTATCAGCGCTATGTGCGCAACGGTCCTGCTCGCGGCCTCTGGCAGACGGAGATTGGCGATCGCTACATGGAAGATCCGCACTACATCTCGCGGTACTTTTTCGACTTTGCGGTGTGGGCGCTCGACCGGAACTGGGATGACCCGGACAAGTATGTATCGATGGTTTTCCACTGGGACGGAGTCGAACCCTTCCGTCTCACACAACGCGGAAACCCGCGGACGTACACGGTTTCGGGCCGTGCGTTGATCGTGTTGAACAGGACAGTGCCGGGCGCGCTTCAACGCGTGCCGGCGCAATTGAAGCCAGGACCAGATGTTGCCGCCGGCGCGGTGTATTCGGACAAAGACCTCGTGTTCCAGGTCGCAGCGCCAAGCGGCTGGCGGACGATCTCGGTGCCGGGCATCAAGGCGCCGGTGTCGAGCCGTTCAGAGGTGAGGTTTATCGATGCGCTTACAGGGCAGGCGGCACCCGCAAGCGACGTTGCGCTGACCTGGGACCAGAACGCCCTGAACATCCGCTTCAAGGTCCCGCAAAACGTAAATGGAGCGCCTAAGAAAGCGCCGGAAGTGCCAGTACATCTGGCGTATATCGTCGTCAGTTCGCGGCAGGTCGCGTGACTGTGCCGATCAGAATCAATAGCCCGTACAGAGGCATTATGAAAGACGTGACCATCGTCATCTGCAATTACAACTATGAGCGCTTCATTACGCAAGCGATCGATTCGGCGCTGGGCCAGGACTATCCGGCAACGCGCGTGGTGGTCATCGACGACGGCTCGACCGATGGGTCGCGCTCGATCATCGCGAGTTATGGATCGCGCATCAAGTCGGTGTTCAAGGAGAACGGTGGACAGGTCTCCGCTTACAACACCGCGGTCGAGATCATCGAAACCGACTACGCCATCCTGCTCGATTCCGATGACCTGCTTTACCCCACGGCCGTGTCGGAAGTCATGCGCGCCTTTAACGCAGGCGATTACACGAAGGTGCAATTCCGGCTGGACGTGATCGGTTCGGAAGGCGAGTTGACGGGTACGCACGTACCACATTCGGAGCCGCCGGCGGACTGCGGCAGCTTGCTTAGACGCGGCTGGCTGTATCCGTCGCCGCCTGCGTCGGGCAAC
Coding sequences within it:
- a CDS encoding Crp/Fnr family transcriptional regulator, whose protein sequence is MLMADDEGHTNHLLDALPVREWQALHPFLETVSLREGQVLCESGQAIDHVYFPITAVVSLIYRMADGSSNQVAAVGAEGMIGVPVLTGGKTMPMSVQVQFEGTAYRMKATALQQQFTNSDGLRRLLLLYMQALLVQVAQTAICNRYHSVSEQLCRWLLLETDRAPGHELHVSHQLIAEMLGVRREGISAAAGKLQDAGVIHTGRRSIAVSDREGLRAHACACYGVVAREFSRLLPRVPAREEVA
- a CDS encoding polysaccharide biosynthesis tyrosine autokinase — translated: MDYYPSNSLNPSAGHERGQLSAKDMLNLMRDHIWEILVATVVVVALAVAYIFIAPPIYSADVLIRVDPPEQNQLGIALQNQETLPPPAPAPSAEMAVMRSRSVLEPVIEKYRFDVSVSPRTFPLLGDIAEKFATPGEPSAPWLGLKSFAWGGERVQVGSLDVPQSLEEEKLKLIALDGGRYELRGPSNELLVSGMVGVPASANGVSITMKQLVARPGTSFEVIRWNDLDAVKRFADTVKVSDKVKDSGLIEIEYADKSPAKATEVTNALAAQYLAAAVASRQSNDTKTLAFINGELPRLLSDLRKSEEALKSYRSTSNSMQPTAEAQSFLQGGIDFDRQIATLQLQRTQLLERFTPNSRWVQNVDTQLAQLNKAKGEFDGRFRSMPSSERQSVDLIRAQKVAETIYLGMVQKAEQLTVRRASTSGGAHVVDSAVRPHRPVKPNRPAVLGGGVVLGLLTGVFLVFMRRHVMIGVTDPRYVERRLSVPVLGEVLFSHQQMRLDPSSAGVPKKALPPAMKAGLPFPRAEPVGDFSDAGTLDGLGSRVLAARFPHDPSVEALRAVRTALTRDLAHAPNNIVMVTGPTPSAGKSFVAANLAVLHAETGSRVLLIDADMRRGHLASFFKQRNRGGLAEVLSGRLPVRNAIRQVGVEGVSFLSCGVRPTNPAALLMQAGFKELLDRLSKQFDLVIVDTPPFLAVTDASIIASEAGSSLLVLRSGMQSEEEISDTVRKLARAEGRIAGAVFNGIPLKRSNRGYGYATNYASDHGDVETVH
- a CDS encoding glycosyltransferase family 4 protein, with protein sequence MAIAINGKFTSQRITGVQRVAFELTRAMQMRAMPGKELEVFVPQDAVAPGTLLKRQRRFPWFRGNLWEQITLPIASRRTTLVNLCNTNPLFKRRQIVMVHDMAVFDVPEAFSKKFLLWYKLRFSILPRLQPLILTISTFSQERICHHLKLDKSRVVVLPPGADHLDRIAPEPAIIDRLKLSKDSYCVIVGSLDPRKNLQRALEAIKLLEHMPDLKFVIAGGKNSRVFKAASSAALDAATEDKRVIWAGFVSDGELKSLYESAACLIFPSLYEGFGLPPLEAMYCGCPVIASTHASIPEACGQAAMYCDATSAEDIAEKIALMMSDSELRDHYREIGLEHAQQFRWDRAARDLLRILQDDPSQRPYNLTPRTSAG